One genomic region from Actinomycetota bacterium encodes:
- a CDS encoding PLDc N-terminal domain-containing protein encodes MVGRRSIALVFAGALATLAVATPAVGTEGYGATVSAIDNLFSPPVVRVEPGDTVEWTMGGQTAHTVRADDGSWDSGALEPGDEYDMTFEEPGVFSYFCEYHGAPGSGMAGVVLVGDVPLPGSNGDVGPGREAVPGGFAETVLVPNDAATIQEAVDAARPGGMVLIDAGVYRESVTVRTPFLTIRGMDRNRVVIDGGFERAIGIHVIEADGVTIENLTVRNHLLNGVQWTNVHGYWGSFLTAYNNGDYGVFAYDSDWGQFDRSYAGGSPDSGFYIGQCFPCHAVVRDVLAEHNALGYSGTNAGGDLAIVNSEWRHNLAGIVPNTLDSEADPPQREMVIAGNFVHDNNSTTADTKALTYPTFGSGILVTGGIGNLIAWNLVQNHESYGIAVLPNIDRNVWVTSGNEVRENVVRASGLADLALGAPAAGTDCFEGNDAGRTAPPAIELLRGCDSWLADIGGGSIAPTLNAAVRFLDALDGSFPHGDWRTQPAPPDQPTMPDPENAPPRPAIPEQSVPQPYRIRAVGSMDPAPPTVDKELSVFGTPLATSWWSLLIGLYGYVLPGILYAAWVTIALWDLIRQESQSISFRARWMAAVLLVPFAGPLLYFAFGRSPIPSQLRLMLTVGGLVATLSISALAALLGG; translated from the coding sequence ATGGTCGGCCGCCGCTCGATCGCGCTCGTGTTCGCCGGCGCACTGGCGACCCTCGCGGTCGCGACGCCGGCCGTGGGCACCGAGGGCTACGGCGCCACGGTCAGCGCGATCGACAACCTGTTCTCCCCGCCCGTCGTGCGGGTCGAGCCCGGCGACACCGTCGAGTGGACGATGGGCGGGCAGACGGCGCACACCGTGCGGGCCGACGACGGTTCGTGGGACTCGGGCGCCCTCGAGCCCGGCGACGAGTACGACATGACGTTCGAGGAACCTGGCGTCTTCTCGTACTTCTGCGAGTACCACGGCGCGCCCGGCTCCGGCATGGCGGGCGTCGTGCTCGTGGGGGACGTGCCCCTGCCGGGGTCAAACGGCGACGTCGGACCGGGGCGCGAGGCCGTCCCCGGCGGGTTCGCCGAGACGGTGCTGGTACCGAACGACGCCGCCACGATCCAGGAGGCGGTCGACGCCGCCCGGCCGGGAGGCATGGTGCTGATCGATGCCGGCGTCTATCGGGAGTCGGTCACGGTGAGGACCCCGTTCCTGACGATCCGCGGCATGGACCGCAACCGCGTCGTGATCGACGGAGGGTTCGAGCGAGCGATCGGCATCCACGTCATCGAGGCCGACGGCGTCACGATCGAGAATCTCACCGTCCGCAACCATCTGCTGAACGGGGTGCAGTGGACGAACGTGCACGGCTACTGGGGGTCGTTCCTGACGGCGTACAACAACGGCGACTACGGGGTGTTCGCCTACGACTCCGATTGGGGACAGTTCGACCGCTCCTACGCGGGCGGATCGCCGGACTCGGGCTTCTACATCGGACAGTGCTTCCCGTGCCACGCCGTCGTGCGAGACGTACTCGCCGAGCACAACGCGCTCGGGTACAGCGGCACGAACGCCGGCGGCGACCTCGCGATCGTGAACAGCGAGTGGCGACACAACCTCGCGGGCATCGTGCCGAACACGCTGGACTCCGAGGCAGACCCCCCGCAGCGCGAGATGGTGATCGCCGGAAACTTCGTGCACGACAACAACTCCACCACGGCCGACACGAAGGCGCTCACCTACCCGACGTTCGGCTCCGGCATCCTCGTGACCGGCGGGATCGGGAACCTGATCGCCTGGAACCTCGTGCAGAACCACGAGAGCTACGGCATCGCGGTGCTCCCGAACATCGATCGCAACGTGTGGGTCACGAGCGGGAACGAGGTGCGCGAGAACGTCGTGCGCGCGTCGGGTTTGGCCGACCTCGCACTCGGGGCGCCCGCCGCGGGCACCGACTGCTTCGAAGGCAACGACGCGGGACGCACGGCGCCGCCGGCGATCGAACTGCTGCGCGGCTGCGACTCGTGGCTCGCCGACATCGGCGGTGGTTCGATCGCGCCGACGCTGAACGCCGCGGTTCGGTTCCTCGACGCGCTCGACGGGTCGTTCCCGCACGGCGACTGGCGCACACAGCCGGCCCCGCCGGACCAGCCGACGATGCCCGACCCCGAGAACGCTCCGCCCCGTCCGGCGATCCCGGAACAGAGCGTGCCACAGCCCTATCGGATCCGAGCCGTCGGCTCGATGGATCCGGCACCGCCCACCGTCGACAAGGAGCTCTCCGTGTTCGGAACCCCGCTCGCCACCTCGTGGTGGAGCCTGCTGATCGGCCTCTACGGGTACGTGCTGCCGGGCATCCTCTACGCCGCCTGGGTCACGATCGCGTTGTGGGACCTGATCCGGCAGGAGTCGCAGTCGATCTCGTTCCGGGCGCGCTGGATGGCAGCGGTGCTGCTCGTGCCGTTCGCGGGGCCGCTCCTCTACTTCGCGTTCGGGAGATCGCCGATCCCCTCGCAGCTCCGCCTGATGCTGACGGTGGGCGGGCTCGTGGCGACGCTTTCGATCTCCGCCCTCGCCGCGTTGCTCGGTGGCTAG
- a CDS encoding wax ester/triacylglycerol synthase family O-acyltransferase: MTPERLTSLDASFLYLETPAVHMHVAGISVFDPRDDGPLTYDDVQRVVEARLHLAPRLRQRVMRVPFGIARPLWVDDDRFDLDFHLRRAAIPTPGGRFQLERAVGRVLSRPLDPAKPLWELYVFEGLAERRTAVLLKMHHALADGISGMTIASALFDLAPDAEIGTPPTTQWTAAPPPTRDELLRDAAQDLVLHPLEAIGHAVGTPARTLAVVAETLSGVRDVVDMGAPPAGPFDTVIGPARRFAMAEASFSRIREIKRSLGGTVNDVVLTAVAGGLHDLLEHRGEETRGRTLRVMVPVSVRSKAEQGEVGNRVAPAFVDVPVGRLRARTRLQRVRRATGQLKESSMAVGADSIIGLGAYAPPALHAMAARLASRGRWFNLVVSNVPAPQVPLYLAGAPLVANYPAMPLGERSGLSVACTSLAGTMAFGLTADWDSLPDVDVLARGIETAIDELEKAAAARPRA, translated from the coding sequence ATGACGCCTGAACGTCTCACGAGCCTCGACGCGAGCTTCCTGTACCTGGAGACCCCCGCCGTGCACATGCACGTCGCCGGCATCTCGGTCTTCGATCCGCGCGACGACGGCCCCCTCACCTACGACGACGTGCAACGCGTCGTGGAGGCAAGGCTGCATCTCGCCCCGAGGCTGCGTCAGCGAGTGATGCGCGTGCCGTTCGGGATCGCGCGTCCGCTTTGGGTCGACGACGATCGATTCGACCTCGATTTTCACTTGCGGCGGGCCGCGATCCCGACCCCGGGCGGGAGGTTCCAGCTCGAGCGTGCCGTCGGACGCGTGCTCTCGCGCCCGCTCGACCCCGCCAAGCCGTTGTGGGAGCTCTACGTCTTCGAGGGCCTCGCGGAACGGCGCACCGCCGTGCTCCTGAAGATGCACCATGCGCTCGCAGACGGCATCTCCGGCATGACGATCGCCTCGGCGCTGTTCGACCTCGCGCCCGACGCCGAGATCGGCACGCCGCCGACCACGCAGTGGACCGCCGCGCCTCCCCCGACGCGCGACGAGTTGCTGCGTGATGCTGCCCAAGACCTGGTGCTCCACCCGCTCGAGGCGATCGGCCACGCCGTGGGGACCCCGGCCCGGACGCTGGCCGTCGTGGCCGAGACGCTCTCGGGGGTTCGCGATGTGGTCGATATGGGTGCCCCGCCGGCGGGGCCCTTCGACACGGTGATCGGACCGGCACGACGGTTCGCGATGGCCGAGGCGTCGTTCTCCCGGATCCGCGAGATCAAGCGATCCCTGGGTGGGACCGTGAACGACGTCGTGCTCACGGCCGTGGCGGGCGGCCTGCACGACCTGCTCGAACACCGAGGCGAGGAGACGCGTGGGCGCACGCTGCGTGTGATGGTGCCGGTATCGGTGCGATCGAAGGCGGAGCAAGGCGAGGTGGGCAACCGCGTCGCCCCCGCGTTCGTCGACGTGCCGGTCGGGCGGCTCCGGGCGCGCACACGGCTCCAGCGTGTGCGCCGCGCCACCGGTCAGCTGAAGGAATCGTCGATGGCCGTGGGAGCCGACTCGATCATCGGGCTCGGGGCGTACGCGCCGCCGGCGCTGCATGCGATGGCGGCCCGACTCGCGAGTCGAGGTCGCTGGTTCAACCTCGTGGTGTCGAACGTGCCGGCTCCGCAGGTACCGCTGTACCTCGCGGGCGCGCCGCTCGTCGCGAACTACCCCGCGATGCCGCTGGGCGAGCGCAGTGGACTCTCCGTCGCGTGCACGAGCCTCGCCGGCACGATGGCCTTCGGTCTCACCGCCGACTGGGACTCGCTCCCCGACGTCGACGTCCTCGCCAGGGGCATCGAGACCGCCATCGACGAGCTCGAGAAGGCGGCGGCCGCCCGACCGCGAGCCTGA
- a CDS encoding alpha/beta fold hydrolase has product MSLDLPELRTAYIDGPVAFREWEGPQDTTFVLVHGLGGSHVNWLQVAPGLAGLGRVIALDLPGFGSSPRAGRGSGLMDERRALSRFVAGRATGRVVLVGNSMGGVIGILHAAVEPGSIAGLVLTNSPFPWVRGALPHPVVIAGFAAYDTPGLGPLVLEARMRRIEAERAVRLGFRLIAADPSSIPEEIVRLTADQMRQRARDPDAPAAFQDAWRSLRRLGCRPDVARRAMDGVRCPVFVVHGRRDRLVPAAYAEAALREHPTWRARIFPDLGHVPQMEAPSRWLTEVADWYAEALG; this is encoded by the coding sequence ATGAGCCTCGATCTGCCCGAATTGCGCACCGCATACATCGACGGGCCGGTCGCCTTCCGGGAGTGGGAAGGACCGCAGGACACGACGTTCGTGCTCGTCCACGGGCTCGGGGGCTCGCACGTCAACTGGCTACAGGTTGCTCCCGGCCTCGCGGGCCTCGGGCGCGTGATCGCCCTCGACCTCCCCGGGTTCGGCTCCTCGCCGCGTGCGGGGCGCGGTTCCGGCCTGATGGACGAACGCCGGGCGCTCTCCCGGTTCGTTGCGGGCCGTGCGACCGGGCGTGTCGTGCTCGTGGGGAACTCGATGGGCGGGGTGATCGGCATCCTCCACGCGGCGGTCGAGCCAGGTTCGATCGCTGGTCTGGTCCTCACGAACTCGCCGTTCCCGTGGGTCCGTGGCGCTCTCCCGCATCCGGTGGTGATCGCCGGGTTCGCCGCCTACGACACGCCCGGGCTCGGGCCGCTCGTGCTCGAGGCGAGGATGCGCCGGATCGAGGCCGAGCGCGCGGTGCGACTAGGATTCCGTCTCATCGCGGCCGATCCGAGTTCGATCCCCGAGGAGATCGTCCGACTCACGGCCGATCAGATGAGGCAACGGGCTCGGGACCCGGACGCGCCGGCGGCGTTCCAGGACGCATGGCGGTCGCTGCGACGGCTCGGTTGCCGGCCCGACGTGGCGCGCCGGGCGATGGACGGGGTTCGATGCCCCGTCTTCGTGGTGCACGGCCGGCGCGACCGGCTGGTCCCGGCCGCCTATGCGGAGGCGGCGCTGCGCGAGCACCCCACGTGGCGGGCGCGAATCTTCCCTGATCTCGGCCACGTGCCGCAGATGGAGGCACCGAGCCGATGGCTCACGGAGGTCGCCGACTGGTACGCCGAGGCCCTGGGCTGA
- a CDS encoding sigma-70 family RNA polymerase sigma factor, with protein MPEPARPLGTDDADDLRLYLEAAAREPLLTKEEEVELAMTIEAGKEAEERLRAGRLRSEKSIAKARRDVRTAEAARQRFIMANLRLVVSVARKYQGQGLPLLDLIQEGNIGLMRAVELFDWRRGFKFSTYATWWIRQGITRAIADRSRSIRLPVHIHDRLRKLNRTRFQFAQSMGREPSREELAKALDTTVEEIDDLTEMGRREPLSLQSPVGEDTELGDLIEEVDSDAAFNEVEDALLREEIGGAVDRVLDERERHVVALRYGLENGQPLSLRETGKVLGLSGERVRLIEREALRKLRDSNLISAVALG; from the coding sequence GTGCCGGAGCCAGCGCGTCCCCTTGGGACCGATGACGCCGATGACCTGCGCCTCTACCTGGAGGCGGCGGCTCGCGAGCCGCTGCTCACGAAGGAGGAAGAGGTCGAACTCGCCATGACGATCGAGGCGGGCAAGGAGGCAGAGGAGCGCCTCCGCGCCGGGCGTCTGCGGTCCGAGAAGAGCATCGCGAAGGCTCGCCGTGACGTCCGTACGGCCGAGGCCGCGCGTCAGCGATTCATCATGGCCAACCTACGACTGGTCGTGTCCGTGGCCCGGAAGTACCAGGGCCAGGGCCTGCCGCTCCTCGACCTGATCCAAGAGGGGAACATCGGGCTCATGCGCGCGGTCGAGCTGTTCGACTGGCGCCGAGGGTTCAAGTTCTCGACCTACGCCACGTGGTGGATCCGCCAGGGCATCACGCGCGCGATCGCCGATCGCTCGCGCTCGATCCGTCTGCCGGTGCACATCCACGACCGGCTCCGCAAGCTGAACCGCACGCGGTTCCAGTTCGCTCAGTCGATGGGTCGCGAGCCCTCCCGCGAGGAGCTCGCCAAGGCGCTCGACACCACGGTCGAGGAGATCGATGACCTCACCGAGATGGGTCGTCGTGAGCCGCTGTCGCTGCAATCGCCCGTGGGCGAGGACACGGAGCTCGGCGATCTGATCGAGGAGGTCGACTCCGACGCCGCGTTCAACGAGGTCGAGGACGCGCTGCTCCGCGAGGAGATCGGCGGCGCGGTCGACCGCGTGCTCGACGAGCGTGAGCGTCACGTGGTGGCGCTGCGCTACGGACTCGAGAACGGGCAGCCGCTCAGCCTGCGCGAGACCGGCAAGGTGCTCGGTCTCTCCGGGGAGCGTGTGCGGCTGATCGAGCGTGAGGCGCTGCGCAAGCTGCGCGACTCGAACCTGATCAGCGCGGTGGCGCTGGGCTAG
- a CDS encoding aminotransferase class V-fold PLP-dependent enzyme, giving the protein MPRVADDALIGSILSAVIGEDEAIATPFGLRRVIYADYTASGRSLSFIEDFIRDAVLPLYANTHTESSGTGLQTTRFREDARRIVRASCGANDRDHAVVFCGSGSTGAIAKLIDCLGLRLPAGLDDRYALLDRIPRSERPVVFIGPYEHHSNDLPWRESIADLVTVPEDHDGRIDLAALERSLREHAGRPLKIGSFSAASNVTGILSDVPALSAVLRRHGVLSCWDYAAAAPYVEIEMTPGGDERAALDAIFVSPHKFVGGPGTPGVLVARRELFGNRVPSVPGGGTVAYVNPTEHVYLEDIEHREEGGTPDIVGSIRAGLVFQLKRAVGAEAIRRREESFTHRAMHRWEENPAIEILGSQDLSRLSIVSFVVRHEGRYLHHNFVVAVLNDLFGVQARGGCSCAGPYGHRLLGIDLDTSHEFEREIARGCEGIKPGWVRVNFNYFITEAVFEYVLDAVDLIATHGWRLLPRYRFDPATGMWHHEDGQPEPPMSLDDVGYAGGEMAFTGHRYRAPESALAGYLDEARAVLAAPPSPMLRDARVEVGEDFEHLRWFWLPEEIAARV; this is encoded by the coding sequence ATGCCGCGCGTGGCTGACGATGCGTTGATCGGATCGATCCTCTCGGCTGTGATCGGCGAGGACGAGGCGATCGCCACTCCCTTCGGGTTGCGGCGCGTCATCTACGCCGACTACACGGCCTCGGGGCGGTCGCTCTCGTTCATCGAGGACTTCATCCGCGATGCTGTGCTCCCGCTCTACGCGAACACGCACACCGAGTCGAGCGGCACGGGGCTGCAGACGACGCGGTTCCGTGAGGATGCGCGGCGCATCGTGCGAGCATCGTGCGGCGCGAACGACCGCGACCACGCGGTGGTCTTCTGCGGCAGCGGGTCGACCGGGGCGATCGCCAAGTTGATCGATTGCCTGGGCCTGCGGCTGCCCGCAGGTCTCGACGACCGGTACGCGTTGCTCGACCGCATCCCGAGGTCGGAACGCCCGGTGGTGTTCATCGGTCCCTACGAGCACCATTCCAACGACCTGCCATGGAGGGAATCGATCGCGGACCTCGTCACGGTGCCCGAGGACCATGACGGCCGCATCGACCTGGCGGCCCTCGAGCGTTCCCTGCGGGAGCACGCGGGTCGTCCGCTGAAGATCGGGAGCTTCTCGGCGGCGTCCAACGTGACCGGCATCCTGTCCGACGTCCCGGCGCTCTCGGCCGTGTTGCGACGTCACGGGGTCCTGTCGTGCTGGGACTACGCCGCGGCTGCTCCGTACGTCGAGATCGAGATGACGCCCGGCGGCGACGAGCGTGCCGCGCTCGACGCGATCTTCGTCTCCCCGCACAAGTTCGTCGGGGGGCCTGGCACGCCGGGGGTGCTCGTGGCCCGGCGCGAGCTCTTCGGCAATCGGGTGCCGAGCGTTCCTGGCGGGGGGACCGTCGCCTACGTGAACCCCACCGAGCACGTGTACCTCGAAGACATCGAGCATCGGGAAGAGGGTGGCACCCCCGACATCGTCGGGTCGATCCGGGCGGGTCTCGTCTTCCAGCTGAAGCGCGCCGTCGGCGCAGAGGCGATCCGACGGCGCGAGGAGTCGTTCACGCATCGGGCGATGCATCGATGGGAGGAGAACCCGGCGATCGAGATCCTCGGGAGCCAAGACCTTTCGCGGCTGTCGATCGTGTCGTTCGTCGTCCGGCACGAGGGACGCTACCTGCACCACAACTTCGTGGTCGCGGTCTTGAACGACCTGTTCGGCGTGCAGGCGCGAGGAGGGTGCTCCTGCGCAGGCCCCTACGGACACCGGCTGCTCGGCATCGATCTCGACACGTCGCACGAGTTCGAGCGCGAGATCGCCCGCGGGTGCGAGGGCATCAAACCGGGGTGGGTGCGGGTGAACTTCAACTACTTCATCACCGAGGCCGTGTTCGAGTACGTGCTCGACGCGGTGGACTTGATCGCGACGCACGGCTGGCGGCTGCTGCCCCGGTATCGCTTCGATCCGGCGACGGGCATGTGGCACCACGAGGACGGCCAGCCGGAGCCCCCGATGTCGCTCGACGACGTCGGGTACGCGGGAGGCGAGATGGCGTTCACCGGCCACCGCTACCGGGCGCCCGAGTCGGCCCTGGCCGGCTACCTCGACGAGGCCCGAGCCGTGCTCGCCGCGCCGCCGTCGCCGATGTTGCGTGACGCGCGCGTCGAGGTCGGCGAGGACTTCGAGCACCTGCGATGGTTCTGGCTGCCCGAGGAGATCGCCGCCCGAGTCTGA
- a CDS encoding NUDIX hydrolase produces MIPPDDMPSPWTRTSRSLAYENEWIQVYHDEVLRPDGEPGVYGVVHPRTHAVGVVALDEHDRVLLVGQYRYTLERYSWEIPEGGVPIGDDPLEGARRELAEETGYRAATWRELMRFSLANSATDETGVLYVAIGLSEGEPEPDGTEVLALRWMPFADAVEAVRSGELFDSMTQLGLLRVALDRAIGRR; encoded by the coding sequence GTGATCCCGCCCGATGACATGCCGAGCCCATGGACGCGCACCTCGCGGTCGCTGGCCTACGAGAACGAGTGGATCCAGGTGTATCACGACGAGGTGCTGCGGCCCGACGGGGAGCCCGGCGTCTACGGCGTCGTCCACCCGCGCACGCACGCCGTGGGCGTGGTCGCGCTCGACGAGCACGACCGGGTGCTCCTCGTCGGACAGTACCGGTACACACTCGAGCGGTACTCCTGGGAGATCCCCGAGGGCGGGGTGCCGATCGGCGACGACCCGCTCGAGGGGGCACGCCGGGAGCTCGCCGAGGAGACCGGCTACCGGGCGGCGACGTGGCGCGAGCTGATGCGATTCTCCCTCGCCAACTCGGCGACCGACGAGACCGGTGTCCTCTACGTTGCGATCGGCCTCAGTGAGGGCGAACCCGAACCCGACGGGACCGAGGTGCTCGCGCTGCGCTGGATGCCGTTCGCCGACGCCGTCGAGGCGGTCCGGTCCGGCGAGCTCTTCGACTCGATGACCCAGCTCGGTCTGCTGCGCGTGGCGCTCGATCGTGCAATCGGTCGCCGGTAG
- a CDS encoding lysophospholipid acyltransferase family protein, giving the protein MHEREMNWIWTLGAPLVRAVMSIVFRIRIEGIEHVPKSGAVILAPNHLSVLDGPAVSAVTGTHRWRATRNLIAAEVFRGVIGWILVQARQVPIRRGTGDTGALADAVAAAESGSCVGIFPEGRVGDDPEDGLQRIRSGLTRIAIPSGAPVVPVGIWGTHDVWPRSGLDRTSLLRRHTLGVVYGDALVPHPGESPTTFRERFRVALEVAVARARTIAGGPS; this is encoded by the coding sequence GTGCACGAGCGAGAGATGAACTGGATCTGGACGCTCGGCGCGCCACTGGTGCGCGCCGTGATGTCGATCGTCTTCAGGATCCGCATCGAGGGCATCGAGCACGTTCCCAAGAGCGGCGCGGTGATCCTCGCCCCGAACCACCTGAGCGTGCTCGACGGTCCGGCGGTCTCGGCCGTCACGGGCACCCACCGATGGCGCGCGACCCGTAACCTGATCGCGGCCGAGGTCTTCCGGGGGGTGATCGGCTGGATCCTCGTGCAGGCGCGACAGGTTCCGATCCGCCGAGGCACCGGCGACACCGGCGCCCTCGCCGACGCCGTGGCGGCCGCAGAGAGCGGTTCGTGCGTCGGCATCTTCCCCGAGGGACGGGTGGGCGACGATCCCGAGGACGGGCTCCAGCGCATCCGCTCGGGACTCACGCGCATCGCGATCCCGTCTGGAGCACCCGTCGTGCCGGTGGGGATCTGGGGTACGCACGACGTCTGGCCACGCTCCGGCCTCGATCGGACGTCGCTGCTGCGACGCCACACGCTGGGGGTGGTCTACGGCGACGCGCTCGTGCCACATCCCGGGGAATCGCCGACGACGTTCCGCGAGCGTTTCCGCGTCGCGCTCGAGGTCGCCGTCGCGCGCGCCCGGACGATCGCCGGAGGCCCGTCGTGA
- a CDS encoding alcohol dehydrogenase catalytic domain-containing protein yields MKRDGLGAVVDHRGAAIRVEPIVVDDPGPGEVLVRLAASGVCHSDVWAIEHGNWGAPWPMLLGHEGAGVVEAVGNGVTSVAAGDRVVITWAVPCGRCRQCLRGAPRRCGHELHQPPRLHRAGGQVLTGVLHCGTLATHTVVTEPQIVPMPDALALSRACLLGCGVSTGVGASIQTAKVWPGATVAVIGLGGIGLAALQGSRIAGATRLIAVDVVPAKLEWAVGFGATDTVDASAGDPVGAVRRLTGGEGVDVALEAVGRPECVRQAVEMLGFAGTAVAIGVPPVPSEVTIPWNGSDRAAYPHKVNLLVTDGGDPIPHEDFPRMARWAIEGSLDLDAMVTREIALTEEDLNEAVRAMLGGEVIRSVVVFPGVDV; encoded by the coding sequence ATGAAGAGGGACGGCCTCGGAGCGGTGGTCGACCACCGGGGCGCCGCGATCCGTGTCGAGCCGATCGTGGTGGACGATCCCGGACCCGGCGAGGTCCTCGTGCGGCTCGCAGCGAGCGGCGTGTGTCACAGCGATGTGTGGGCGATCGAGCACGGGAACTGGGGCGCGCCCTGGCCGATGCTGCTCGGCCACGAAGGGGCCGGCGTCGTCGAGGCCGTCGGCAACGGGGTCACCTCCGTGGCCGCCGGCGACCGCGTCGTCATCACCTGGGCGGTGCCGTGCGGGCGGTGCCGACAGTGCCTGCGAGGTGCGCCGCGCCGATGCGGACATGAGCTGCACCAGCCGCCGCGCCTCCATCGCGCGGGTGGGCAGGTGCTCACCGGCGTTCTGCACTGCGGCACCCTGGCGACCCACACCGTGGTGACGGAGCCACAGATCGTCCCGATGCCCGACGCCCTCGCCCTCTCCCGCGCCTGCCTGCTCGGCTGCGGCGTCTCGACCGGGGTCGGAGCTTCGATCCAGACCGCGAAGGTGTGGCCGGGCGCGACGGTCGCGGTGATCGGCCTCGGCGGCATCGGCCTCGCGGCCCTGCAGGGGTCGCGGATCGCCGGCGCGACGAGGCTGATCGCGGTCGACGTCGTGCCGGCGAAGCTCGAGTGGGCTGTCGGGTTCGGAGCCACCGACACGGTCGACGCATCGGCGGGCGATCCCGTCGGGGCGGTCCGCCGGTTGACCGGTGGCGAGGGCGTCGACGTGGCCCTCGAGGCGGTGGGTCGGCCCGAGTGCGTGCGCCAGGCGGTGGAGATGCTCGGCTTCGCGGGCACCGCCGTCGCGATCGGCGTCCCACCCGTCCCGAGCGAGGTCACGATCCCCTGGAACGGCTCGGATCGAGCGGCATATCCGCACAAGGTGAACCTTCTCGTCACCGATGGAGGCGATCCGATCCCGCACGAGGACTTCCCCCGGATGGCGCGGTGGGCGATCGAAGGCTCCTTGGACCTCGATGCGATGGTGACCCGCGAGATCGCGCTCACCGAAGAAGACCTGAACGAGGCGGTGCGGGCCATGCTGGGGGGCGAGGTGATCCGGTCGGTGGTGGTCTTCCCGGGGGTCGACGTCTGA
- a CDS encoding M20 family metallopeptidase yields MDIHALRELAAARYGRFVSELEEMVNVDCGSYTPDGVNAIADLCESRMRARGWSVERRAHEPGEDEPQLGDLVIGTLEGGGGPNVLLVGHMDTVFDEGTVAERPFRIEGDLARGPGVSDMKGGLLTGFHAVDVLQDARFVGFGRITYVCNPDEEIGSPTSGPVIRALAPAHDAAFVLEGARANGDIVSARKGITDYAIEFVGRAAHAGVEPEKGANAVLAAAKATIAMQALNGRWPGVTVNVGVARGGTRTNVVAERCILQVDLRSPELATLEEAETEIDRICAAHGVTGVTARVEGNGWHRPMEKQEGGARLAALAIEIASELGFELRDAATGGASDANTTSAAGTPTIDGLGPIGGDDHAPAEWLDLTSVVPRVTLLAGLISRA; encoded by the coding sequence GTGGACATCCATGCGTTGCGGGAGCTCGCCGCCGCCCGGTACGGAAGGTTCGTCTCGGAGCTCGAGGAGATGGTCAACGTCGACTGCGGCTCGTACACGCCCGACGGCGTGAACGCGATCGCCGACCTGTGCGAGTCGCGGATGCGGGCGCGCGGATGGTCGGTCGAGCGCCGCGCCCACGAGCCCGGCGAAGACGAGCCCCAGCTCGGCGATCTCGTGATCGGGACCCTCGAGGGTGGTGGGGGGCCGAACGTGCTGCTCGTCGGGCATATGGACACCGTGTTCGACGAAGGCACCGTGGCCGAGCGACCGTTCCGCATCGAGGGCGACCTCGCGCGGGGGCCGGGAGTGTCCGACATGAAGGGCGGATTGCTGACCGGATTCCATGCGGTCGACGTACTGCAGGACGCCCGATTCGTCGGATTCGGCCGCATCACCTACGTTTGCAACCCCGACGAGGAGATCGGCTCGCCGACGTCGGGACCGGTGATCCGAGCGCTCGCGCCCGCGCACGACGCGGCGTTCGTGCTGGAAGGGGCCCGGGCCAACGGCGACATCGTGAGTGCCCGCAAGGGCATCACGGACTACGCGATCGAGTTCGTCGGGCGCGCGGCGCATGCCGGCGTCGAGCCCGAGAAGGGGGCGAACGCGGTGCTCGCGGCCGCGAAAGCGACGATCGCGATGCAGGCGCTGAACGGTCGCTGGCCTGGCGTGACCGTGAACGTCGGCGTCGCTCGGGGGGGCACCCGCACGAACGTGGTGGCTGAACGCTGCATCCTCCAGGTCGACCTGCGTTCGCCCGAGCTCGCGACCCTCGAGGAGGCCGAGACCGAGATCGATCGCATCTGCGCAGCCCACGGTGTGACCGGCGTGACCGCGCGGGTCGAGGGTAACGGGTGGCACCGCCCGATGGAGAAGCAGGAGGGCGGCGCCCGTCTCGCGGCACTCGCGATCGAGATCGCGTCGGAGCTCGGGTTCGAGCTGCGCGACGCCGCCACGGGCGGCGCGAGCGACGCCAACACGACGAGCGCCGCCGGCACGCCGACGATCGACGGGCTCGGGCCGATCGGGGGCGACGACCATGCTCCGGCCGAGTGGCTCGACCTCACGAGCGTCGTGCCTCGCGTGACCTTGCTCGCGGGGTTGATCTCGAGGGCCTGA